Proteins co-encoded in one Medicago truncatula cultivar Jemalong A17 chromosome 8, MtrunA17r5.0-ANR, whole genome shotgun sequence genomic window:
- the LOC120577682 gene encoding 60S ribosomal protein L32-1 — MAVPLLTKKIIKKRVKRFIRPQSDRKICVKQSWRRPKGIDSRVRRKFKGVTLMPNIGYGSDKKTRHHLPNGFKKFVVHNVQDLELLMMHNRTYCAEIAHNVSTRKRKDIVERAAQLDVVVTNKLARLRSQEDE, encoded by the exons ATGGCCGTTCCTCTGCTAACTAAGAAGATTATCAAGAAGCGTGTGAAGAGGTTCATCAGGCCTCAAAGTGACAGGAAAATATGTGTCAAG CAAAGCTGGCGTAGGCCAAAGGGTATTGATTCTCGTGTTAGGAGAAAGTTTAAGGGAGTTACTTTGATGCCAAACATTGGATATGGGTCAGACAAGAAGACCCGCCACCATCTGCCAAATGGATTCAAGAAGTTTGTTGTGCACAATGTCCAGGATTTGGAACTTTTGATGATGCACAACAG GACATACTGTGCTGAGATCGCACACAATGTTTCAACCAGGAAACGAAAGGATATCGTTGAACGTGCAGCTCAATTGGATGTTGTTGTCACCAACAAGCTCGCTAGGTTGCGCAGTCAAGAAGACGAGTGA